The Amycolatopsis coloradensis sequence GCGAGTCGGAAAGGCGTACCTGGAAGCGAACGCGGCCGCCCTGGGCGAAGCGATCACCGAGCCCTCGGTGGCGCGGGCGTTCGCGTCGGGGCAGCATCTGATCGACGTGATCGACCGGGTGCCCGTGTTCGTCATCCCGTGCCTGACCGGCAGGCCCAGCGGTGACAACGCGGCCGACGCCGCGTTCTACGGCGGGATCTTCCCGGCGGTGTGGAACTTCCAGTTGGCGCTGCGGTCGCGCGGCCTCGGCTCGACGCTCACGACGTACCACCTGACCCACGAGGCGGAGGCGGCCGAAATCCTCGGCATCCCCGCCGACGTCACGCAGGTCGGGCTGCTGCCGATCGCCTACACGACGGTGCCCG is a genomic window containing:
- a CDS encoding nitroreductase family protein, which codes for MDTSVTDHLLSTTRAVRRKLDLDRPVEPEVLEECLRLALQAPTPGNQQAWRWLVVRDQGVKDRLSELFRRVGKAYLEANAAALGEAITEPSVARAFASGQHLIDVIDRVPVFVIPCLTGRPSGDNAADAAFYGGIFPAVWNFQLALRSRGLGSTLTTYHLTHEAEAAEILGIPADVTQVGLLPIAYTTVPDFKPASRVPLSEVAYLDGWGNAL